The proteins below come from a single Streptomyces spongiicola genomic window:
- a CDS encoding APC family permease, which produces MPHVTEFLKRLLLGRALRSEELGGTLLPKRLALPIFASDPLSSVAYATQEILLVLTLGGLAYLHFTPWIAAAVVFLMAVVVLSYRQVVHAYPSGGGSYEVASANLGPSAGLVVGAALLVDYVMTVAVSVASGVDNIISAVPALAEHRVPMALVFVGLLTAVNLRGVRESGRAFAAPTYLFVTGVLLMCGTGLLRYLLGDPPVAATARYGVEPDPAEADLVGLALVLLVLRAFSSGCTALTGVEAISNGVPAFRRPKPRNAAATLAVMGLIAVAMFAGVTTLAIVADVRIADDACRLTGLPDCENYTQRTVIAQLAAAVFGGESSFGFFYVQAATALVLVLAANTAFNGFPLLASVLAQHRYLPRQLHNRGDRLAFSNGILALAVVAGALLWAYGANVTSLIHLYILGVFTSFTLCQSGMVRHWTRELRTEADPVLRRRHRTSRIVNGIGAAITSLVLVIVLVTKFTEGAWLAVLAAAVLWAAMRSIRGHYDATSAELAVTDPRRELAPPSRVITVVLVSQLHKATLRALAYARATRPDRLEAVTVAVDREAAGELRREWEEAGIDVPLRILDSPYREITRPALAYVRSIRRESPRDVVSVFIPEYVVGRWWENLLHNQSALWLKSRLLFTPGVMVTSVPWQLRSAARADRPAARAPGAVRRGEPVPPPGH; this is translated from the coding sequence GTGCCCCACGTGACGGAGTTCCTCAAGCGGCTGCTACTGGGCAGGGCACTGCGGAGCGAGGAACTCGGCGGGACGCTGCTGCCGAAGCGGCTGGCGCTGCCGATCTTCGCCTCCGACCCCCTCTCCTCGGTGGCCTACGCGACGCAGGAGATCCTGCTGGTCCTCACCCTGGGCGGGCTGGCCTATCTGCACTTCACCCCGTGGATCGCGGCCGCGGTGGTGTTCCTGATGGCCGTCGTGGTGCTGTCGTACCGCCAGGTGGTGCACGCCTACCCGAGCGGCGGCGGCTCCTACGAGGTGGCCTCGGCCAACCTGGGGCCCTCGGCCGGTCTCGTGGTCGGCGCGGCGCTGCTGGTCGACTATGTGATGACGGTGGCGGTGTCGGTGGCCTCCGGAGTGGACAACATCATCTCGGCGGTGCCCGCGCTGGCCGAGCACCGGGTGCCGATGGCGCTGGTCTTCGTCGGCCTGCTGACCGCCGTCAATCTGCGCGGGGTGCGCGAGTCCGGCCGGGCCTTCGCCGCGCCGACGTATCTGTTCGTCACCGGCGTGCTGCTGATGTGCGGGACGGGACTGCTGCGCTACCTCCTGGGCGATCCCCCGGTGGCGGCGACGGCGCGCTACGGCGTCGAGCCGGACCCCGCGGAGGCGGACCTCGTCGGCCTCGCCCTGGTGCTGCTGGTACTGCGGGCCTTCTCCAGCGGCTGCACCGCGCTCACCGGTGTCGAGGCGATCTCGAACGGGGTGCCGGCCTTCCGCAGACCGAAGCCGCGCAACGCGGCGGCCACCCTGGCCGTGATGGGACTCATCGCCGTCGCGATGTTCGCCGGCGTCACCACGCTGGCGATCGTCGCCGACGTCCGCATCGCCGACGACGCCTGCCGGCTGACGGGGCTGCCCGACTGCGAGAACTACACGCAGCGCACCGTCATCGCGCAACTGGCGGCCGCCGTGTTCGGCGGGGAGAGCAGTTTCGGCTTCTTCTACGTGCAGGCCGCCACCGCCCTCGTCCTGGTCCTCGCCGCGAACACGGCCTTCAACGGCTTCCCGCTGCTCGCCTCGGTCCTCGCGCAGCACCGCTACCTGCCCCGCCAGTTGCACAACCGGGGTGACCGGCTCGCCTTCTCCAACGGCATCCTGGCGCTCGCCGTCGTCGCCGGGGCGCTGCTGTGGGCGTACGGGGCGAACGTGACCAGCCTCATCCACCTCTACATCCTCGGGGTGTTCACCTCGTTCACGCTCTGCCAGAGCGGCATGGTCCGGCACTGGACCCGCGAACTGCGCACCGAGGCCGACCCGGTGCTGCGCCGCCGTCATCGCACCTCGCGGATCGTCAACGGGATCGGGGCGGCCATCACCTCGCTCGTCCTGGTGATCGTGCTGGTCACCAAGTTCACCGAGGGCGCGTGGCTGGCGGTGCTCGCGGCCGCGGTGCTGTGGGCGGCGATGCGGAGCATCCGCGGGCACTACGACGCCACGTCCGCCGAGCTGGCCGTCACCGACCCGCGCAGGGAGCTCGCCCCGCCCTCCCGGGTCATCACCGTGGTCCTGGTGTCGCAGCTGCACAAGGCGACGCTCCGGGCACTGGCGTACGCCCGGGCCACCCGCCCCGACCGGCTGGAGGCGGTGACCGTGGCCGTCGACCGGGAGGCCGCCGGGGAACTCCGGCGGGAATGGGAGGAGGCCGGGATCGATGTGCCGCTGAGGATCCTCGACTCGCCCTACCGGGAGATCACCAGACCGGCGCTGGCGTATGTGCGCTCGATCCGGCGGGAGAGCCCGAGGGATGTCGTCTCCGTGTTCATCCCCGAGTACGTGGTCGGCCGCTGGTGGGAGAACCTGCTGCACAACCAGTCCGCGCTGTGGCTGAAGAGCCGGCTGCTGTTCACGCCCGGGGTGATGGTGACGAGCGTCCCCTGGCAGCTGCGGTCGGCCGCCCGCGCCGACCGTCCGGCCGCACGCGCGCCGGGGGCGGTGCGCCGCGGCGAACCGGTCCCGCCCCCCGGGCACTGA
- a CDS encoding nuclear transport factor 2 family protein has product MTQRVDLATVMDRLAVDEVVTRYAHAVDDGDWPAYRALFTHDGRADYRGAGGVEGPAAEVAGWLEETMRLFPVRQHLIVNRRVRLRDADGYPGDRADVRADYVSPVQPESGGGFLAGGRYAFGLARGDDGWRLRSVAVHEKWRRSALLRAAE; this is encoded by the coding sequence ATGACGCAGCGTGTGGATCTCGCGACCGTGATGGACCGGCTGGCCGTCGACGAGGTGGTCACCCGGTACGCGCATGCCGTGGACGACGGCGACTGGCCCGCCTACCGGGCGCTGTTCACCCACGACGGGCGCGCCGACTACCGCGGTGCCGGTGGTGTCGAGGGGCCCGCCGCCGAGGTGGCGGGCTGGCTCGAGGAGACGATGCGGTTGTTCCCGGTGCGCCAGCACCTGATCGTGAACCGGCGGGTGCGGCTGCGGGATGCGGACGGGTACCCGGGAGACCGGGCGGACGTCCGGGCGGACTACGTCAGTCCGGTGCAGCCGGAGTCGGGCGGCGGCTTCCTGGCCGGCGGCCGGTACGCGTTCGGCCTGGCGCGCGGGGACGACGGCTGGCGGCTGCGCTCGGTCGCCGTCCACGAGAAGTGGCGGCGGTCCGCGCTCCTCCGCGCGGCCGAATGA
- the lnt gene encoding apolipoprotein N-acyltransferase → MRIPVGRREQPGRLLSSPWWRGAAAVAAGALPALAFPDPGLWWFAFVALVPWLLLVRAAPSARRAALDGWLGGTGFMFAVHHWLTPNLHVFIVVLAALLGLLWAPWGLLVRRVLGGRPRAGRAAAAIAVVPSGWLAIELVRSWEGLGGPWGLLGASQWQVTPALRLASLGGVWLVTLLVVAVNTAVAVLVAVPPARIPAVAALCACALAVGAVWLWVPRPDRTGGVVRVAVVQPGVVNGLGGAERRFAVSEELTRELAGRRPDLVVWGESSVGADLAARRDLAERLGALSREVGADLLVNVDARRSDLPGIFKSSVLVGPGGPTGDRYDKMRLVPFGEYVPFRTVLGWVTSVGEAAGEDRMRGGRQVVMELAADEDRAGLRVGPLVCFESAFPDMSRSLVRGGAGLLVAQSATSTFQDSWAPAQHASLAALRAAESGRPMVHATLTGVSAVHGPDGEPLGPRLGTDESTAAVYEIPLARGTTPYVRFGDWAVYGALAVLALFCGAEGLRALRRPAPGPPAPPARTAHGSPARPGR, encoded by the coding sequence ATGCGGATTCCGGTGGGCCGGCGGGAGCAGCCGGGGCGGCTGCTGTCGTCGCCGTGGTGGCGGGGTGCGGCCGCGGTGGCGGCGGGCGCGCTGCCCGCGCTCGCGTTTCCCGACCCCGGGCTCTGGTGGTTCGCGTTCGTCGCGCTCGTGCCGTGGCTGCTGCTCGTCCGTGCCGCGCCCTCGGCCCGCCGGGCCGCGCTGGACGGCTGGCTCGGCGGTACCGGCTTCATGTTCGCCGTGCACCACTGGCTGACGCCGAACCTGCATGTCTTCATCGTCGTCCTGGCGGCCCTGCTCGGACTGCTGTGGGCCCCGTGGGGGCTGCTGGTCCGCAGGGTGCTGGGCGGCCGCCCCCGCGCCGGCCGGGCGGCGGCGGCGATCGCCGTCGTCCCCTCGGGCTGGCTGGCGATCGAACTGGTCCGGTCCTGGGAGGGGCTGGGCGGCCCGTGGGGGCTGCTGGGCGCGAGCCAGTGGCAGGTCACACCGGCGCTTCGGCTGGCCTCGCTGGGCGGGGTGTGGCTGGTGACTCTGCTGGTGGTGGCGGTGAACACCGCGGTGGCCGTGCTGGTGGCGGTGCCTCCGGCGCGGATTCCCGCGGTAGCGGCCCTGTGCGCGTGCGCCCTGGCCGTCGGCGCGGTGTGGCTGTGGGTGCCGAGGCCGGACCGGACGGGCGGGGTGGTCCGGGTCGCGGTCGTCCAGCCGGGGGTCGTCAACGGCTTGGGCGGGGCGGAGCGGCGGTTCGCCGTGAGTGAGGAGCTGACCCGGGAGCTGGCGGGGCGGCGGCCGGACCTCGTGGTGTGGGGCGAGAGCAGTGTCGGCGCGGACCTGGCGGCACGGCGCGACCTGGCGGAACGGCTCGGCGCTCTGTCCCGGGAGGTGGGGGCCGATCTGCTGGTGAACGTGGACGCACGGCGCTCCGACCTGCCGGGCATCTTCAAGAGCAGTGTGCTGGTGGGTCCCGGCGGTCCGACCGGGGACCGCTACGACAAGATGCGGCTGGTCCCCTTCGGCGAGTACGTCCCGTTCCGCACCGTCCTCGGCTGGGTCACGTCGGTGGGCGAGGCCGCGGGCGAGGACCGGATGCGGGGCGGCCGCCAGGTCGTGATGGAGCTGGCGGCGGACGAGGACCGGGCGGGGCTGCGGGTGGGGCCGCTGGTGTGCTTCGAGTCGGCGTTCCCGGACATGAGCCGAAGCCTGGTGAGGGGCGGCGCCGGGCTTCTCGTGGCCCAGTCCGCGACCTCCACGTTCCAGGACAGCTGGGCTCCGGCGCAGCATGCCTCGCTGGCGGCGCTGAGGGCCGCGGAGTCGGGTCGGCCGATGGTGCACGCCACGCTGACGGGGGTGAGCGCGGTGCACGGGCCGGACGGGGAGCCGCTGGGGCCGCGGCTGGGTACGGACGAGAGCACCGCGGCCGTCTACGAGATCCCGCTCGCTCGGGGCACCACGCCGTACGTCCGGTTCGGGGACTGGGCGGTGTACGGAGCGCTGGCGGTGCTGGCGCTGTTCTGCGGGGCCGAGGGCCTGCGTGCCCTCAGGAGGCCTGCTCCAGGGCCTCCCGCACCACCCGCTCGCACAGCTCATGGGTCGCCAGCGCGTCCCGGGCGCTGA
- a CDS encoding Gfo/Idh/MocA family protein, which produces MKVGCIGLGDIAQKGYLPVLTTRPGVELHLQTRTAATLDRVAAAHRIPGRQCHTTLDSLLAAGLDAAFVHAPTDAHPGIVARLLEAGVPTYVDKPLAYELDDSQRLVELSERTGTHLAVGFNRRFAPAYAQCLEHPRDLILMRKNRVGLPEDPRTLVLDDFIHVVDTLRFLLPGPVEHTAVRARVRGGRMHHVVLQLSGDGFTAVGMMNRLSGSAEEILEVSGQDTKREVLNLAEVVDHKGQPSVRRRGDWVPVARQRGIEQAVLAFLDVVRSDAPLSARDALATHELCERVVREALEQAS; this is translated from the coding sequence ATGAAGGTCGGCTGCATCGGGCTCGGGGACATCGCGCAGAAGGGCTATCTGCCGGTCCTCACCACCCGGCCGGGCGTCGAACTGCATCTGCAGACCCGGACCGCGGCCACCCTCGACCGGGTCGCCGCCGCCCACCGCATCCCCGGCCGCCAGTGCCATACCACCCTGGACTCCCTCCTCGCGGCCGGGCTCGACGCCGCGTTCGTGCACGCCCCGACCGACGCCCACCCGGGGATCGTCGCCCGGCTGCTGGAAGCCGGAGTCCCCACCTACGTGGACAAGCCCCTCGCCTACGAACTCGACGACTCGCAGCGGCTGGTGGAACTCTCCGAGCGGACGGGCACCCATCTCGCGGTCGGCTTCAACCGCCGCTTCGCCCCCGCGTACGCGCAGTGCCTGGAACACCCCCGCGATCTGATCCTGATGCGCAAGAACCGCGTCGGCCTTCCCGAGGACCCCCGCACCCTGGTGCTCGACGACTTCATCCACGTCGTCGACACCCTGCGCTTCCTGCTTCCCGGGCCCGTCGAGCACACCGCCGTGCGGGCCCGCGTCCGCGGCGGGCGCATGCACCACGTGGTCCTCCAGCTGTCGGGGGACGGGTTCACCGCGGTCGGCATGATGAACCGGCTGAGCGGATCCGCCGAGGAGATCCTGGAGGTCTCCGGACAGGACACCAAGCGCGAGGTCCTCAACCTCGCGGAGGTCGTCGACCACAAGGGCCAGCCGTCGGTGCGGCGCCGGGGAGACTGGGTACCGGTCGCCCGGCAGCGCGGCATCGAGCAGGCCGTGCTGGCCTTCCTCGACGTCGTCCGCTCGGACGCCCCGCTCAGCGCCCGGGACGCGCTGGCGACCCATGAGCTGTGCGAGCGGGTGGTGCGGGAGGCCCTGGAGCAGGCCTCCTGA
- a CDS encoding FAD-dependent monooxygenase gives MARSPSHRPPRAVVAGGGVGGLTAAVALHQRGWEVTVLERAGSLAPVGAGIGLAPNAQRALDIVGLGDRVRELSAWQGDGGLRDPAGRWLSRTSSDAARKRFGGPLVLLHRAALVDILTAALPAGTVRTGAPAALADAGDGHRPAVVTAPDGELEADLVVAADGIGSAMRQTVFPGHPGPRYSGYTTWRVVVPAPDRSFTPHETWGRRALWGTHPLKDGTVYAYAAAVTPAGGHADDDERAELLRRFGDWHDPVPAIIRAAEPGGVLRHDVHHMAEPLPAYHHGRVALLGDAAHAMQPTLGQGGNQAVEDAIVLAHHVGGGGDVVRRLPAYTADRLPRTMAVVRQATRTGRTALLGGAGAVAVRNALVRGISRLGPGIVLRGFDGIADWRPPGRTYAAGAERTTAPEAEPRTEPRTEPR, from the coding sequence ATGGCCCGGTCCCCCAGCCACCGACCGCCCCGCGCCGTCGTCGCCGGAGGCGGCGTCGGCGGACTCACCGCCGCCGTCGCACTGCACCAGCGGGGATGGGAGGTCACCGTGCTGGAACGCGCCGGCAGCCTCGCCCCCGTCGGCGCGGGCATCGGCCTCGCGCCCAACGCCCAGCGCGCTCTGGACATCGTCGGCCTCGGCGACCGGGTCAGGGAACTCTCCGCCTGGCAGGGCGACGGCGGGCTGCGCGACCCCGCCGGGCGCTGGCTCAGCCGCACCAGCAGCGACGCCGCACGGAAGCGGTTCGGCGGCCCGCTGGTCCTGCTGCACCGGGCGGCCCTCGTCGACATCCTGACCGCCGCCCTGCCCGCCGGGACCGTACGGACCGGTGCCCCCGCGGCACTCGCGGACGCCGGGGACGGCCACCGCCCCGCCGTCGTGACCGCACCGGACGGTGAACTCGAGGCCGACCTGGTCGTGGCGGCCGACGGGATCGGCTCGGCGATGCGGCAGACGGTGTTCCCCGGCCACCCCGGCCCCCGCTACTCCGGCTACACCACCTGGCGGGTCGTCGTCCCCGCCCCGGACCGCTCCTTCACCCCGCACGAGACCTGGGGCCGCCGCGCCCTGTGGGGTACCCACCCGCTCAAGGACGGCACCGTCTACGCCTATGCGGCGGCCGTCACCCCCGCCGGCGGCCACGCCGACGACGACGAGAGAGCCGAACTGCTGCGCCGCTTCGGCGACTGGCACGACCCCGTCCCGGCGATCATCAGGGCCGCCGAACCCGGCGGTGTGCTCCGCCACGACGTGCACCACATGGCCGAGCCGCTGCCCGCCTACCACCACGGCCGGGTCGCGCTGCTCGGCGACGCGGCCCACGCCATGCAGCCCACCCTCGGCCAGGGCGGCAACCAGGCCGTCGAGGACGCGATCGTCCTCGCCCACCACGTCGGCGGCGGGGGCGACGTGGTGCGCCGGCTCCCCGCGTACACCGCGGACCGGCTGCCGCGCACCATGGCCGTCGTGCGCCAGGCCACCAGGACGGGCCGGACGGCCCTGCTCGGCGGAGCCGGAGCCGTGGCCGTGCGCAACGCCCTCGTCAGGGGCATCTCCCGGTTGGGGCCCGGCATCGTCCTGCGAGGCTTCGACGGTATCGCCGACTGGCGGCCCCCCGGGCGGACGTATGCTGCCGGGGCGGAGCGCACGACGGCGCCGGAGGCGGAACCGAGGACGGAACCGAGGACGGAACCGCGCTGA
- a CDS encoding TetR/AcrR family transcriptional regulator, protein MTAPPAAARPSAPRAELIADAALDLLADRGMRGLTHRAVDERAGLPQGSASNHARTRQALLETAVRRLAERETRVLAPARMPSPRDGAEELIDALALTLHRYLTDHRRLLVCRYELALEATRRPQLRVFYDRAGTAFREPLVALMAVAGSAEPERHALSLVAWCEGLMFSCAAGSYHASVPGREELRRGFAELIDGMLGS, encoded by the coding sequence ATGACCGCGCCTCCCGCAGCCGCCCGCCCGTCCGCCCCGCGCGCCGAGCTGATCGCCGACGCCGCACTGGACCTCCTCGCGGACCGCGGCATGCGCGGGCTGACCCACCGGGCGGTGGACGAGCGGGCCGGACTGCCCCAGGGATCGGCCTCCAACCACGCCCGCACCCGGCAGGCGCTGCTGGAGACCGCCGTGCGCAGGCTGGCCGAGCGCGAGACCCGGGTGCTCGCACCCGCGCGGATGCCCTCCCCGCGGGATGGCGCGGAAGAGCTGATCGACGCGCTCGCCCTCACCCTGCACCGCTATCTGACCGATCACCGCCGGCTGCTGGTCTGCCGCTACGAGCTGGCCCTCGAGGCCACCCGGCGTCCTCAGCTGCGGGTCTTCTACGACCGGGCGGGGACCGCGTTCCGCGAGCCGCTGGTGGCGCTGATGGCCGTTGCGGGGTCGGCGGAGCCGGAGCGGCACGCACTCTCACTGGTCGCCTGGTGCGAAGGGCTGATGTTCTCCTGTGCCGCCGGTTCCTACCACGCCTCCGTACCGGGCAGGGAGGAGCTGCGGAGGGGCTTCGCCGAACTGATCGACGGCATGCTCGGGTCGTGA
- the ung gene encoding uracil-DNA glycosylase, translating to MTDTDMLPASWRGVLGEELQKPYFKELVDFVADERARGPVYPPREEVFAALDATPYDRVKVLVLGQDPYHGEGQGHGLCFSVRPGVRIPPSLRNIYKEMREELGLPVPDSGYLMPWAEQGVLLLNAVLTVRAGEANSHKGKGWEKFTDAVIRAVASRPDPAVFVLWGNHAQKKLPLIDESRHVVVKGAHPSPLSAKRFFGSRPFTRINAAVAEQGHEPIDWRIPGLG from the coding sequence GTGACCGACACCGACATGCTGCCCGCGTCGTGGCGCGGCGTCCTCGGCGAGGAGCTCCAGAAGCCGTACTTCAAGGAGCTTGTGGACTTCGTGGCGGACGAGCGCGCCAGGGGGCCGGTGTACCCGCCGCGCGAAGAGGTCTTCGCGGCGCTGGACGCCACGCCCTACGACCGGGTGAAGGTGCTGGTCCTCGGGCAGGACCCCTACCACGGTGAAGGGCAGGGGCACGGTCTGTGCTTCTCCGTGCGTCCCGGTGTCAGGATCCCGCCCTCGCTGCGGAACATCTACAAGGAGATGCGGGAGGAACTCGGTCTGCCGGTGCCGGACAGCGGCTATCTGATGCCGTGGGCCGAGCAGGGCGTGCTGCTGCTCAACGCGGTGCTCACGGTGCGTGCCGGCGAGGCGAACTCGCACAAGGGCAAGGGCTGGGAGAAGTTCACCGACGCGGTGATCCGCGCGGTCGCCTCACGGCCGGACCCGGCGGTCTTCGTGCTCTGGGGCAACCACGCCCAGAAGAAGCTGCCGCTGATCGACGAGTCGCGCCATGTCGTGGTGAAGGGCGCGCACCCCTCTCCGCTGTCCGCCAAGCGGTTCTTCGGGTCGCGCCCGTTCACCCGGATCAACGCGGCGGTGGCCGAGCAGGGCCACGAGCCCATCGACTGGCGCATCCCCGGCCTCGGCTGA
- a CDS encoding ABC transporter substrate-binding protein, giving the protein MFNRTMLRAAAALASMSLVTGCSLFSDDDSSGAQSIVVGTTSAPSTLDPAAAWDSSWELYRNVFQTLLSFPTASTAPQPDAAEQCKFTDPANTELRCTLREGLTFSNGHTLDAAAVKHSIDRIRTIDVNGGPNGLLGSLKEIRTEGPRTVTFELSKADATFPFVLATPAMALVDPAEYPADKLREDGGLTGSGPFTLESYKEGDRAELKKNTRYNGFADRKNDAVTIRYFKQSEAMVAALKNREIDATYLGLTAEEVVDLQEKKETNEGLQIVESPGVDIRYLVFNPKDPSVREVEVRQAIAQLIDRGELINKVYRGTAEPLYSMVPKGIAGHATSFFDKYGDPSAAKARDILEEAGVETPVKLDLWFTTDRYGSATAAEFAEIKRQLEQSKLFEVTIQGKPWKDFQEGYQKGSYPVFGRGWFPDFPDPDNFIAPFVGKENVLGTPYDSPEITQQLLPQTRQLSDRGAVSKKFERAQAILVEDVRLLPLWQGKIYIASREEIAGTERALDPQMIMQLWSLHRQTSW; this is encoded by the coding sequence GTGTTCAACCGGACGATGCTGCGGGCGGCCGCAGCCCTTGCGTCCATGTCCCTGGTGACGGGATGCAGTCTGTTTTCGGACGACGACTCCAGTGGGGCGCAGTCCATAGTGGTCGGCACGACGAGTGCGCCCAGCACACTCGACCCCGCGGCCGCCTGGGACAGCTCGTGGGAGCTCTACCGGAACGTCTTCCAGACGCTCCTGAGCTTCCCCACGGCGAGCACCGCCCCCCAGCCGGACGCCGCTGAGCAGTGCAAGTTCACCGACCCCGCCAACACCGAACTGCGGTGCACCCTCCGCGAGGGGCTGACCTTCTCCAACGGGCACACGCTGGACGCGGCCGCGGTCAAGCACTCGATCGACCGCATCCGCACCATCGACGTGAACGGCGGGCCCAACGGGCTGCTCGGCTCGCTCAAGGAGATACGCACCGAGGGGCCGCGCACCGTCACCTTCGAGCTCTCCAAGGCGGACGCCACGTTCCCGTTCGTGCTCGCCACGCCCGCGATGGCCCTGGTCGACCCGGCCGAGTACCCCGCCGACAAGCTGCGGGAGGACGGCGGGCTCACCGGCTCGGGCCCCTTCACCCTCGAGTCGTACAAAGAGGGCGATCGGGCCGAACTCAAGAAGAACACCCGCTACAACGGCTTCGCCGACCGCAAGAACGACGCCGTCACCATTCGCTACTTCAAGCAGTCCGAAGCCATGGTCGCCGCCCTGAAGAACAGGGAGATCGACGCCACCTACCTGGGGCTGACCGCGGAGGAGGTGGTCGACCTCCAGGAGAAGAAGGAGACGAACGAGGGCCTCCAGATCGTCGAGAGCCCCGGTGTGGACATCCGGTACCTGGTCTTCAACCCCAAGGACCCCTCGGTCCGCGAGGTCGAGGTCCGCCAGGCGATCGCCCAGCTGATCGACCGGGGCGAACTCATCAACAAGGTGTACCGGGGCACGGCCGAGCCGCTGTACTCCATGGTCCCCAAGGGCATCGCGGGCCACGCGACCAGTTTCTTCGACAAGTACGGGGACCCCAGCGCCGCGAAGGCGCGGGACATCCTCGAGGAGGCGGGCGTCGAGACGCCGGTCAAGCTCGACCTGTGGTTCACCACCGACCGCTACGGCTCCGCCACCGCCGCCGAGTTCGCCGAGATCAAGCGGCAGCTGGAGCAGTCGAAGCTGTTCGAGGTCACGATCCAGGGCAAGCCCTGGAAGGACTTCCAGGAGGGCTACCAGAAGGGCAGCTACCCCGTCTTCGGGCGAGGCTGGTTCCCCGACTTCCCGGACCCCGACAACTTCATCGCGCCCTTCGTCGGCAAGGAGAACGTGCTCGGGACCCCCTACGACAGCCCGGAGATCACCCAGCAGCTGCTGCCGCAGACCCGCCAGCTGAGCGACCGGGGAGCGGTGTCCAAGAAGTTCGAGCGGGCCCAGGCGATCCTGGTCGAGGACGTGCGGCTGCTCCCGCTGTGGCAGGGCAAGATCTACATCGCGTCCCGCGAGGAGATCGCGGGCACCGAGCGCGCCCTCGACCCACAGATGATCATGCAGCTGTGGTCGCTGCACCGGCAGACCAGCTGGTAG
- a CDS encoding SDR family oxidoreductase, with protein MTAQERELPPLSGRVALVTGGSRGIGYGVAEALVARGDRVCITGRGEDALKEAVESLGADRVIAVAGKAHDEAHQAVAVERVMEVFGRVDFLVNNAGTNPVFGPIAELDLGVARKVYETNVISALGFAQQTWKAWQKEHGGAIVNIASIAGLSASPFIGAYGMSKAAMVNLTLQLAHEFAPAVRVNAIAPAVIKTRFAEALYEGREAEAAAVYPMARLGVPSDIGGAAAFLTSGESDWITGQTLVVDGGIFLKAGVH; from the coding sequence ATGACCGCACAGGAACGAGAGCTTCCTCCGCTGTCCGGCCGGGTGGCCCTGGTGACGGGCGGGAGCCGCGGCATCGGCTACGGCGTCGCCGAGGCGCTGGTGGCCCGCGGCGACCGGGTGTGCATCACCGGCCGCGGTGAGGACGCGCTGAAGGAGGCCGTGGAGAGCCTCGGCGCGGACCGGGTGATCGCCGTCGCGGGCAAGGCCCACGACGAGGCGCACCAGGCCGTCGCCGTCGAGCGGGTGATGGAGGTGTTCGGGCGGGTCGACTTCCTCGTGAACAACGCCGGCACCAACCCGGTCTTCGGGCCCATCGCCGAGCTGGACCTCGGCGTCGCCCGCAAGGTCTACGAGACGAACGTGATCTCGGCGCTCGGGTTCGCCCAGCAGACCTGGAAGGCCTGGCAGAAGGAGCACGGCGGTGCGATCGTGAACATCGCGTCCATCGCCGGGCTCTCCGCGTCCCCGTTCATCGGGGCGTACGGTATGAGCAAGGCGGCCATGGTCAATCTGACCCTCCAGCTGGCGCACGAGTTCGCGCCGGCCGTGCGGGTCAACGCCATCGCCCCCGCCGTGATCAAGACCAGGTTCGCCGAGGCGCTGTACGAGGGCCGGGAGGCCGAGGCCGCGGCCGTCTACCCGATGGCCCGGCTCGGTGTCCCCTCGGACATCGGCGGTGCCGCCGCCTTCCTCACGTCCGGCGAGTCGGACTGGATCACGGGGCAGACACTCGTGGTCGACGGCGGTATTTTCCTCAAAGCCGGAGTCCACTGA
- the fabG gene encoding 3-oxoacyl-ACP reductase FabG, translating into MSSNEQRVAIVTGAARGIGAATAVRLAAEGRAVAVLDLDEAACKDTVEKITSMGGRAIAVGCDVSDSAQVEAAVERVAAELGAPTVLVNNAGVLRDNLLFKMSESDWDTVVNVHLKGAFLMARACQKHMVDAGFGRIVSLSSSSALGNRGQANYSAVKAGLQGFTKTLAKELGKFGVTANAVAPGFIVTEMTAQTAARVGMGFEEFQAAAATQIPVQRVGRPEDVANAIAFFAGDDAGFVSGQVMYVAGGPLN; encoded by the coding sequence ATGTCCAGCAACGAGCAGCGCGTCGCGATCGTGACGGGGGCGGCGCGCGGCATCGGCGCCGCCACCGCCGTGCGCCTGGCGGCCGAGGGCCGCGCCGTGGCCGTACTCGACCTCGACGAGGCGGCGTGCAAGGACACCGTCGAGAAGATCACCTCCATGGGCGGGAGGGCGATCGCCGTCGGCTGCGACGTCTCGGACTCCGCCCAGGTCGAGGCGGCCGTGGAGCGGGTCGCCGCCGAACTCGGCGCGCCGACCGTCCTCGTCAACAACGCGGGTGTGCTCCGCGACAACCTGCTGTTCAAGATGAGCGAGTCCGACTGGGACACCGTGGTGAACGTGCACCTCAAGGGCGCGTTCCTGATGGCCAGGGCATGCCAGAAGCACATGGTCGACGCCGGCTTCGGGCGTATCGTCTCCCTCTCCTCCAGCTCGGCGCTGGGCAACCGGGGCCAGGCGAACTACTCCGCGGTCAAGGCCGGCCTCCAGGGCTTCACCAAGACGCTCGCCAAGGAGCTGGGCAAGTTCGGCGTCACGGCCAACGCCGTCGCGCCCGGATTCATCGTCACGGAGATGACCGCCCAGACCGCCGCCCGGGTCGGCATGGGCTTCGAGGAGTTCCAGGCGGCGGCCGCCACGCAGATCCCCGTCCAGCGGGTCGGCCGCCCGGAGGACGTCGCCAACGCGATCGCGTTCTTCGCGGGGGACGACGCCGGATTCGTCTCGGGCCAGGTCATGTACGTGGCCGGCGGCCCGCTCAACTGA